A stretch of the Siniperca chuatsi isolate FFG_IHB_CAS linkage group LG24, ASM2008510v1, whole genome shotgun sequence genome encodes the following:
- the LOC122871790 gene encoding uncharacterized protein LOC122871790 isoform X1: MGEREPTDWRKSFQASIGSQVCHLSDQLQQLMARLETLITSPPAPAHNPAPVPAPHLAPAPMPAPVRYLSRPERFSMDSGNCRSFLVRCGLHFKLQVSSFQTERAKVAYIIIHLNGRAEAWATAEWARNSRWNSSTTHFARCSKTQHLAETQLEASSWVYARASVSSPTIPSSSVPWQLTAAGTLLPCLMLSTMGWQTPSRTSLPL; the protein is encoded by the coding sequence ATGGGGGAGAGAGAGCCGACCGATTGGCGCAAAAGCTTCCAGGCTTCCATCGGCAGCCAGGTTTGCCACCTGAGTGACCAACTCCAGCAGCTCATGGCCCGCCTAGAAACTCTCATCacctctcctccagctcctgctcaCAACCCGGCCCCTGTCCCCGCTCCTCATCTAGCTCCAGCTCCCATGCCAGCCCCGGTTCGCTACCTCTCCAGACCGGAACGGTTTTCCATGGACTCTGGGAACTGCAGGTCCTTCCTGGTCAGGTGTGGTCTGCACTTCAAGCTGCAGGTGTCCTCGTTCCAGACAGAGCGTGCCAAGGTAGCCTACATCATCATCCATCTCAACGGTAGAGCTGAAGCCTGGGCTACGGCCGAGTGGGCCAGGAATTCTCGCTGGAACTCTTCAACAACACACTTCGCAAGATGTTCCAAGACACAACACCTGGCTGAGACGCAGCTAGAGGCTAGCTCATGGGTCTATGCCAGGGCAAGCGTCTCGTCTCCCACTATACCATCGAGTTCCGTCCCCTGGCAGCTGACAGCGGCTGGAACTCTCCTTCCCTGTTTGATGCTTTCCACTATGGGCTGGCAGACCCCATCAAGGACCAGTTTGCCTCTCTAG